Proteins from a single region of Bos javanicus breed banteng chromosome 7, ARS-OSU_banteng_1.0, whole genome shotgun sequence:
- the LOC133250264 gene encoding nuclear envelope pore membrane protein POM 121-like produces the protein MGGCLSRPRPRQSSSPALRGGDQPESTECLGPAHTASRVPPACRVHSGAPTLDLARRLSYEGLMASPRRRLHRRGFVLVHRRQYSIQQARCLFWCFFPSVPWSGRQKPLPSACSSKMFHTSVILRMASAKGKLTLRLPLKQTVICTWSSFSVHLPNLCVKEILVRALEESGQLRGKEEKDLTALAESRKGLAKQKKGQSAQESQDKQRRGSNPGGNAQSAFRHLIINGVLSSFVPRPGPLVLCSKSSDILIRKSQTYFLSSCSKRNAITSSYSSTRGFLQLQRMGPGAAGLLGPESSHLHEVSDKTSEECHWPNPSASMEPQRKIKDKKIADDHLRKKQNLNCSQSSDSFRPRKRKIPLLLPTRRNGPLILPPPLQIGYPVTAEDLDLEKRAAIQWINNVLEG, from the coding sequence ATGGGCGGTTGCCTGAGCCGGCCTCGCCCTCGCCAGTCGTCGTCACCTGCTCTGCGGGGCGGGGACCAGCCAGAGAGCACCGAGTGCCTCGGGCCCGCGCACACTGCCAGCCGTGTTCCCCCAGCTTGCCGGGTTCACTCGGGGGCCCCAACTCTGGACCTGGCTCGCAGGCTGTCCTATGAGGGTCTCATGGCTTCACCCCGTCGTCGTCTGCACCGTCGGGGGTTTGTCCTAGTCCATCGGCGGCAATATTCAATCCAGCAAGCCCGGTGTTTATTTTggtgttttttcccctctgtgccCTGGAGTGGCCGTCAGAAGCCATTGCCGTCAGCTTGCAGTTCCAAGATGTTCCACACCTCAGTAATCCTGAGGATGGCATCCGCAAAGGGCAAACTGACGCTCCGTTTGCCTCTGAAGCAGACAGTCATCTGTACgtggtcttcattttctgttcaCCTCCCAAACCTTTGTGTAAAGGAAATTCTGGTGAGGGCCCTAGAAGAGAGTGGTCAactgagaggaaaggaagagaaggacctGACAGCCTTGGCTGAGAGCAGAAAGGGGCTagcaaagcaaaagaaaggaCAATCAGCCCAGGAGAGTCAGGATAAACAGAGAAGGGGCTCGAATCCAGGAGGAAATGCACAGTCCGCGTTTAGACACCTCATAATCAACGGGGTCCTCTCTTCCTTTGTGCCCAGGCCTGGGCCTCTGGTTCTCTGTTCCAAGAGCTCGGATATCCTGATTAGGAAATCCCAGACCTACTTTTTGAGTTCATGCAGCAAACGAAATGCCATCACCAGTTCATACAGCTCCACAAGAGGTTTCCTACAGCTCCAGAGGATGGGTCCAGGCGCAGCCGGGCTCCTGGGCCCAGAGTCATCGCATCTTCATGAGGTCTCAGATAAAACCAGCGAGGAATGCCATTGGCCTAACCCTTCAGCCTCAATGGAACCGCAGAGGAAgatcaaagataaaaaaattgCAGATGACCACttaaggaagaaacaaaacttaAATTGCTCACAGTCATCTGACAGTTTCAGGCCCCGCAAACGCAAGATTCCTctgctgctgcccaccaggcGAAACGGTCCACTGATCCTGCCCCCACCTCTCCAGATAGGTTATCCAGTCACTGCTGAAGACCTTGACCTAGAGAAGAGAGCTGCAATACAGTGGATTAACAACGTCTTGGAAGG